Sequence from the Aquimarina sp. Aq107 genome:
GTAAATCAGGAGAGCTTGTTGTGATCCATGACGAAACCTTAGAGAGAACAACACATGGTAAAGGGAAAGTTTCGGAATTTACGTTACAGGAATTGAAAAAATATAGAACAAAAGAAGGGTATAGAATTCCAACACTTAATGAGGTGCTAGATTTTATAAACGCCAAATGTATACTTAATATTGAGCTAAAAGGAATTGGAACTGCTGGTCCAGTCATGGAGCTTTTAGAACGACGAATCAAAGATTCAGATTGGGATTATGATGATTTTATCTTGTCTAGTTTTGATCATTCTCAGCTGTTTCAGATAAAATCGAAAACTTCCAAGTTTAAATTAGGGGTTTTGACGGAAAAAAATATTCCATCAATACTTAAGGTTGCAGAAGTACTAGAAGCATTTTCTGTCCATCCACCAATACTTTCTTTACAAAAAGAAGAAGTCACTTCAGCAAAGAACAATGGGTTTAAAGTGTATACATGGACCGTAAATGATTCGTCTAAGATAAAGTCGTCAAAAACTTGGAAGGTTGATGGTATCATTACAGATTTCCCTAATTTTGCTTAATGCAATATGATTTCTTAATAATTGGTGGAGGTGCCGCAGGGTTTTTTACAGCTATAAATGTGGCAGAAAAGAATCCTAAGCTTAAGATAGGGATTCTAGAAAGAGGGAAAGAGGTCTTATCCAAAGTAAGAATTTCGGGAGGAGGGAGATGTAATGTTACTCATGCAGAGTTTGTTCCGGATGAATTAAGTAAGAATTACCCTAGAGGAGAGAAAGAACTTATAGGTCCTTTTCATACTTTTATGACTGGTGATACTATGGAATGGTTTAGTAGTCGTGGAGTAGAATTAAAAATAGAAGACGATGGAAGAATTTTTCCTGTTTCTGATTCTTCACAGACTATTATTGATTGCTTCCTTTCAGAAGCAAAAAAACTTGGTATTGAAGTTTTAAAAAATCATGTGGTCAAAAACTTTCATAAGGAAGAAGAAATTTGGAAGGTAATTACGAATCAAGGTGATTTTGAAGCTAAAAAATTAATGTTAGCTACCGGAAGCAATCCTAAGATATGGACAAAACTTAATGAGTTAGATCTTAAAACTATTGATGCCGTCCCATCATTATTTACATTTAATATAAAAGATAGTAGAATTAAAGAATTGCCAGGAATCGCTACAGAAGCTTCGGTTGCAGTAAAGAATTCCAAATTGACTAGTGATGGTCCTCTGCTTATTACGCATTGGGGTATGAGTGGTCCCGCTATACTTAAATTATCTGCTTGGGGCGCGGTAGAGTTGAATTCCTATCAATATAATTTTGAGATTATTGTTAATTGGCTACAGGATTATACTAAAGAAGAGGTGGTAGATATACTAAAGTCACTAAAAAATAAAAATCCTAAGCAACAGGTTTTTAAATATGCTCAATTTGAATTACCAAAAAGGTTATGGCAGAGCTTAGTTCTAGCGTCTGGGATACATAATACTACTCGATGGGCAGATATTAATAAATCTCAATTATTTAAATTATCAGAAGAATTGACTCAAGGAATTTTTAAGGTCAAAGGGAAGAGTACCTTTAAAGAAGAGTTTGTTACTGCTGGAGGAATTGATCTTAAGGAGATTAATTTTAAAACTTTTGAAAGTAAGAAATATAAGAATCTATACTTCGCCGGAGAAATATTAAATATTGACGCAATTACAGGAGGGTTTAATTTTCAGAATGCCTGGACAGGTGCGTATATTGCTGCTCAAGCTATTATATCTTAAATATGAATACATATATAGTCTTATTGAGAGGAATTAATGTTGGAGGTCATAAAAAGATTAAAATGGCCGATCTTAAACAACTTTTTTTAAGCTTAGAATTTACCTCGGTGGTTACATATATCCAAAGTGGTAATGTTTCTGTTCAACATAGTTCAGAAGATATTCGATCGTTAGAAATGAGAATTAGAGTTGGTATTGAGGAGCGGTTTGGTTTTGATGTCCCTGTTTTGATGATTACTTATGAAAAATTAGATAAGATACTTAAGAATAATCCATTTATTGATAAAATAAAAGATGATGAGCTTGAAAGTAAAAAAATGTATTTTATGTTACTATATGATCATCCGGATATAAAAGTTGCGGAAGAACTGTCTTTAGTTTCTTTTGCTCCAGAAGAGTTTAGTATAACCAAAGATGTAGTCTATTTATTCGCTGCAAATGGTTATGGTAAAACAAAGCTTCATAGTAATTTCTTTGAAAAGAAACTAAAGTGTCAAGCTACAGCTAGAAACCTTAAAACAATGAATAAATTATTGGAATTAAGTTCTTTACCTAAATAGGTTGTATAAATACTTCTCGGAAATCTGTGTAAATTTTCGTATATTAAAAAGGTTTAACCATTACCTTATACACTATGAAAAAAATTACACTAATACTTATTATCGTTTTTATCTATAATAACGCATATGTTGCTCATGCGAATGACAAAGAACCTATAAAAAAATTATTGATGGATTATATCAATAAGATTAATGATTTAGAAAGAGGAGCAAAAAAAAATAGTGTTTTATATCTATTTGATGAGAAATATAGTGGAAATACAGTTTATGTTAATCTATCAGGAGCTTTGGTCAGAAAAGATTATGATAAAAAGAATATTTCTTCGCAATTGGATGATATCATTAATGATGATAATTATAGTTTTAAACTTACACTAGATAAAGTTGTTTTTCAAAACCAAAAAGAGAATGCAGGAATCATTTCTGCAGTGGTTAATTTTGAGTCATTTATAGATAAGAAATTAGCAGAGAGGGGAACCATGTTGATGGACTTGGTGGGTGTAAAGGTTAATGAGAGGTGGAGGATTGTTCAAAATAATATGGTGAGGGTTTCAGAAGCAAAAGATATAGGAGAGTGTGTTTGTTATATGTATGGAAATGGAGACACTAAATTTGTTACAGAAGTTTATTTTCCTGCAGGATTAGAATACGATCAAAAATTGGAGTCTTTTCAGATTACTAAAAAGGATGGAGTAAGAGTTATTAAATCGCATAGTGATGAATTTTCTTGGAAAGGAAACGGAGGTGTCTATTATAAAGGTAAATCTATAGGAAAGACAAAAGAGCCCAAAAAAGCCATACAAGCAGCGGTCAAAAAATTATATAAAGATTCCTGCGTAGATGTAATATTTAATTAGGCTAGCTCAAATATAATACAACAATAATAAAAGTATCCTATCGATATATGTCTGTAGGATACTTTTATTATTGTTGTATTTTTTAAAATTAATCTCTAAGAAACCCTTTCCAGGATATTTCTATTGCTTGATTAATATGTTTATCTAATAATTTCACTTTTTCATTTTCGTGAATTTTTACTAGGGATACGACATTTCCAAAAAACAATTCTTCCATAACCATGGAGTTATATGATTTGAATACTTTTTGCCGAATACCTGATTTAAAATAATTCTCGATCTCCCCGTAATATTGTCTCGCTTTATCTTTTAAGGATTGAGGGATTTCTGGAGATCTTGCAATCTGTTCAGAAAACACAAAAGCTAATGGGTTGTTCACGAAATAATGAAATAGATTAAGCCACATAATTGAAAACTGCTTTTTAATATCGTCCTCAGGGACATTACGCATAACAACAGTTCCAAAATCTTGAGTAAGCATTAAATAGAGTTCTGTAATAATTTCCTCTTTATTCTTAAAATGGTGATATACAGTTCCATTGGCAACACCAGATTCTTTAATAATTTGCGAAAGAGAAGTTGCCCGTATTCCTTGTTTTGTGATTAATTCTAAAGTTGTCTGTAAGACAATTGACTTTTTGTTCATAAAAATTTTTATTCCTTCATTCTTGGTTTAGTTAAGTTGCCAAATAGCAAAATTCAATGCAGTTGCATAAGCAACCCATATCAAGTAAGGGATAAGTAGGTAAGCGGCTGTTGAGTTAACAACTTTAAACCACCTGATTGTAAACAATAAAAGGATAAACAGGGCAAGTATATCCACAAGTGCAATCAATGGATTACGTAATCCAAAGAAAAAAATGGACCACGCAGCATTGAGTAAAAGTTGAAACCCAAAATGATATAACGCAGTTTTTACCCATTTATGATAAAAACCTTTACTCCAAACAATTCCGGCAGCAATTCCCATCATAATATATAGGACTGTCCATACTGGAGCAAAGAGCCAATTTGGGGGCGTAAAGGAAGGTTTTTGCAGTCCTGGATACCAAGTGGTAATCGATGTTTGCGTAGCAATACTACTCAAAAAACCAATTACTAAGCATAACAAAACGGCAATACCAATACGCAGTATTTTTTTTTTCATTCGAATTAGTTAGTTAAATACTAAAATAGCAATTTATTTTTACTAGCTTACTTTTAAAAGCATATAACAACTTATCTTTGCCAAAATTATTTTTTACGTTATGGGTGATTATAGTCAGTTTGTCACTAAAATATCTTCTGTAGTTCTTGATAAAGGATCTATTTCTTGTACATCACCGAGTAATATTGCCTTAGTGAAATATTGGGGAAAACGACCAGTGCAATTACCAGAAAATCCTTCTATAAGTTTTACGTTAGATACTTGTAAAACGAAGACTGTATTAAGATATGAAAAGTTAGAAAGTATTTCTGAAAATTTCCAGTTTGAATTATTTTTTGAGGGAAAACCCAAGCCAGATTTTAAACCAAAAATTCAAAGTTTTTTTCAAAGAATAATTACTTATGTTCCCTTTCTTAAACAGTATAAATTTATAATAGAAACGAGTAATACATTTCCTCATAGTAGTGGAATAGCTTCTTCTGCAAGTGGGATGAGTGCTTTGGCATATTGTTTAATGCAGTTAGAAAAGCAGTTAAACCCTGAAATGACTAAAGAAGAGTTTGTTCAGAAAACTTCCTTTTTATCTAGATTAGGTTCAGGAAGTGCTAGTAGAAGTATAGAAGGGCCGATTACAGTTTGGGGAGCGCATAAAAATGTAGAAGGAAGTAATGATGCATATGCGGTAAAATTTCCTTACACTATTCACCAAAATTTTAAGAATTATCAAGATACTATTCTTCTTGTCGATAAAGGAGAAAAACAAGTGAGTAGTTCTGTCGGTCATGATTTAATGCACGGTCACCCTTTTTCGTCTGAAAGATTTAAGCAAGCAAACGAAAATATTGATAAACTTAAAAGTATTTTAATTTCTGGAGACTTGGATAAGTTTATTGAAGTAGTGGAAAATGAAGCATTGACCTTGCATGCAATGATGATGACTTCTTTACCTTATTTTATTCTTATGAAACCTAATACATTGTCTGTTATTAATAGGATTTGGGAATATAGAAAAGAGACAGGATCTAAAATTTGTTTTACTTTAGATGCTGGAGCTAATGTTCATATATTATATCCAGATTCGGAGAAGGAACAGGTAATTGACTTCATTAAGAGAGAGTTAGTTGTATATTGTGAGAAAGGACAGTATATTTGCGACAAAATAGGATTAGGTGCTAAATTGTTGTAACTTTATCCTAATTAGTTAGACAAATTGGATAAAAGGAATACGAACAGATGAAAGGACCACTTTTTTACTCTAAGATATTATTGTTTGGAGAATATGGGATAATTAAAGACTCGAAAGGACTTTCTATACCCTATAACTTCTTCAAAGGAGCTTTAAAAGTATCAGATAATCCTGATGAACAAGCAACTAAATCCAATAAAAGTTTAATTGATTTCACTAGTTATTTAGAGAGTGTTCAAGATAAAAATATCGTAGAATTCGATTTAGAAAGATTGAAAAACGATGTAGCATCTGGGATGTATTTTGATAGTAGTATTCCTCAAGGATATGGAGTGGGTAGTAGTGGGGCACTTGTAGCAGCAATTTATGATAAATACGCTACGGATAAGATTACGGTTTTAGAAAACCTTACTCGTGATAAATTGCTAAGATTGAAAGAGATTTTCGGACTCATGGAGTCGTTTTTTTCATGGAAGTAGTTCTGGTTTGGATCCTTTAAACAGTTATTTAAGTCTTCCAATTCTAATTAATTCTAAAGATAATATAGAACCGGCAGGAATTCCGTCGCAAAGTGTGGATCATAAAAAGGGAGCTGTATTTTTATTGGATAGTGGTATTGTAGGGGAAACTGCTCCTATGGTAAGCATTTTTATGGAAAGCATGAAGCAAGAGGGATTTCGATCAATGCTTAAGAATCAGTTTGTTAAGCATACTGATGCTTGTGTTGATGACTTTTTAAAAGGAGATATAAAATCATTGTTTTCTAATATTAAACAGTTGTCTAATGTTGTATTAGATAATTTTAAACCAATGATTCCTAAGCAGTTTCATGCATTATGGAAAAACGGGATAGAAACTAATGATTATTATCTTAAATTATGTGGTTCTGGAGGCGGCGGTTATATATTAGGTTTTACCCAAGATTTTAACAAAGCCCAAACTGCGCTAAAAGATTATAAATTAGAAGTGGTATACAACTTTTAATAGAACTACAGTAGGATGTTTTCTAGAAAAAATAAACTCATCCTACTCAAATTATTGAGCCTATTTTCTATTGTTAGAGGATACAATGTACTCATTATTGTTTTAGCTCAATATCTTACTTCGATTTTTATTCTAGCCCCTCACATCCCTTTAAGAGATGTGCTTTTTGATGCAGATTTGTTTGTTATCGTTTTAGCGTCTGCAGGGGTAATTGCAGCAGGATATATTATCAATAATTTTTATGACAGGGAAAAGGATCTTATAAATAGACCTCAGAAAACAATGTTAGATCGTTTAGTAAGTCAACGAACTAAATTAACAGGATATTTTGTGCTTAACTTTCTTTCAGTAATATTAGCCAGTTATGTTTCTTTTAAAGCGGTATTGTTTTTTTCTTTGTACGTCTTTGGGATATGGTTGTATTCTCATAAGCTAAAAAGAATGCCTTTTCTAGGTAATTTCGTAGCATCTACGTTGTCAATTACTCCTTTCTTTGCTGTTTTCATTTATTATAAAAATTTTGATGAAGTGATTTTTGTTCACGCTACCTTTTTGTTTTTGATGCTGGTGATGAGAGAAATGGTGAAAGATCTAGGAAATCTTAGAGGCGATGTAGCTCAAAATTATAAAACGATTCCAATTATTTATGGAGAATCAGCTTCGAAAAAAATGATTAGTTTATTAGTGTTAGCTTCGTGTCTGCCTATTTATTTACTACTTACAAAGTATGAAGTAGGCTACATGTATCTTTACTTTTATGTTTGTCTAACATTATTGTTGTTATTTCTGATAGCGTTATGGAAATCAGATGGAAGAACACATTATGTATGGTTACACAATATTTTAAAATTAATCATTGTATCTGGAGTATTTAGTATTGTACTAATTGATGTTAATATGATACTGGATAGACTGCTTTGGTAATAAAAAAGCAGCTATATCATTCAGACATAACTGCTCTTTTAAACAAGGTTTGTTTTAGTAAGTTTTAAGCTTCAGGGTTTAATACTTTTAGCTTAATCTTAAATACTTTGTTGCCAGTTTTGATGGCGTCAGTGTTAACTTTTTTGTAATTTAATCTAGACTTTACGTACTGTTCTATTGCCTGCTTTTCTGAATCTACTGTAAGGATTACAATTTCTCCTTTAGCATTTAAGATAAACTCAATGTTAGCTTTAATTTCGTTACTCTCTAATCTAATTTCTGGTCTGTCTAATAAAAGAGCAATTTCATTTCTTAGTTTTTGCTCTGAAGTTTCTTTAGTGTTTTTGTCATTAGCAAAAATTTGAGTTGTTGCTAAAATGGCTACTACTAATACAATTAATTTTTTCATTTTTTACGTGTTTTTATTTGAGTTATAAAATTTTACTTGTTTTAATTTTACAAGACAAATGTAGAACCGATACGTAATTATTTTTGAGTTTATATTTTATTAGAATGTATTGCTAAGTTTACCTTTGCGTAAAAAAGAGAACGTTTTAACATAAATTGAACTTTGAATAATATATACTTTTTATAAGTTTACTTTGGGAGTATTTAGGAGGATTGATTTTTTTGATGTTAAATTCTCAAGTCTTAATCTTATTGCGATACGAATAATTGAATTTTTGGATCTGTTTTAATGTTACCATAATGTTAAGTGATGGTTTAACCGTAAAGCGATTGTTTAGGTTTAAGTGTTTGAAAATCAATTTTTTAAATGTTAATTATTCGTTAACTAAACTCTTAAGGATTTGTGAATAATAACTATAAATCTGGATAAATTTAAAAATCAATTTTAGACATTCTTTATGAAGGATCAATTACTTACTGTGGCTTTAGCTCAGATATCGCCAGTTTGGTTGGATAAAAGTGCTACACTAGAAAAAATAAAAAAATCAATTATTGAAGCGGCACAAAAAAATGCAGAGCTTATTGTTTTTGGAGAAACTTTACTGCCTGGATATCCTTTTTGGGTTTCACTAACCGATGGAGTTCAGTTCGACAATAAGATCCAGAAAGAAATTCATGCTCATTATGCTCAGAATGCAGTAGTTATAGAGCGAGGAGATTTAGACGGAATTTGCGATTTAGCAAAAGAGAATAATATAGCAATCTATTTAGGTGTTATCGAACGACCATTGGATAGAGGAGGTCATAGTTTATATGCATCTTTAGTTTATATAAATGGGGATGGAGAAATTAAATCTGTACATCGTAAGTTGCAACCAACCTATGAAGAAAGATTGACTTGGGCTCCAGGAGATGGCAACGGGCTTCGGGTACATTCGCTTAAAGCATTTACGGTGGGAGGTTTAAATTGTTGGGAGAACTGGATGCCATTACCTAGGGTAGCATTATATGGACAAGGAGAAAACCTACATATTGCTGTTTGGCCGGGAAGTGATTATAATACTAAAGACATTACTCGTTTTATAGCAAGAGAATCAAGGTCTTATGTTATTTCTGTATCTAGTTTAATGCGAAAAGAGGATTTTCCTTCTACGACACCACATTTAGATGAAATTTTGAAAAAAGCACCTGACGTTTTAGGTAATGGTGGTTCCTGTATTGCTGGACCAGATGGAGAGTGGATTTTGGAACCTATACTTCATAAAGAAGGCTTGTTAATAGAAACTTTAGACTTTAATCGTGTATTGCAAGAACGCCAGAATTTTGATCCTGTAGGACATTACTCCCGACCAGATGTAACGCAGCTTAATGTAAATAGAGAGCGTCAAAGTACTGTTTGGTTTGGTGAAGAATAGTTGTCATTTCTAAAAACGAAACAACTATCTTTGCAAAAAATGTAAGATATGAGTCGTGGTGATAATTCCAATAGAGGAAAAGGAAGTGGAAGACAAGGTGGAAAACCTAATAGAAAATCATATAGTAAAGGTAAGGCTCCCATAAAGGGCAATAATAATTCACCTAAGAAGATTTCTGATCCCGATCAAATTCGATTAAATAAGTTTGTCGCTAATTCTGGAGTTTGCTCTAGAAGAGATGCCGATTTGTATATACAAACAGGAAGTGTTTGGGTAAACGGGAAACCAGTTACCGAAATGGGATATAAGGTTAAATTAACAGATGAGGTTAAGTTTGATGGTCGATTAATCACACCAGAAAGAAAAGAATATGTGTTGCTTAATAAGCCTAAAGGTTTTGTGACTTCTACAAGTCCGGAGAAAACAAGAACAGTAATGGATTTAGTTGCTAATGCATCCAAGGCAAGATTAAAACCAGTAGGTAGATTAGAACGAAATACTACAGGTTTGTTACTTTTTACTAATGATGTAGATTTAGAAAAGAAGTTAACTCATCATAAAACGGGAGTTCGCAAAATTTTTCATGTAGAGTTGGATCGTAATCTAAAGTTCGAGGATTTTCAGAAGATAGAAAAAGGTGTGCGATTAGAAGAAGGTTTTATTTCGGTAGATGAGATATCTTATATAGAAGGAGCTGCTAAAAATGAAATTGGGATACAATTAATGTCTTCAAAAAACGGTATCGTAACTAAACTTTTCGAACATCTTAATTACGGTGTTGTAAAACTAGATAGAGTTATTTTTGCTGGATTAACTAAAAAAGATCTGCCTAGAGGTCACTGGCGAATACTTACAGAACAAGAGGTGATTAATATGAAAATGATGTAGAATTTTTTTATTTTCGCGGAGTATACATTTATGAAGATATATTCTGCACTTAAAATAGGTAACTTTCACACAAATTATTGCGAAGATTTTTTAATAAAAGAACAGCTTAGTTCAAATCGATTTATGATTGCTGTGATGGACGGTTGTACTATGGGAAAAGAATCTGTATTCGCATCAATTCTTATAGGAAAAATTCTTAGAAATGTAGCTAAAGAGAAGTTTTATACGGATTTTATAGAAAGTGATTCTTCTGAGTTAGTTTTATGTTTAAAAGAAATCCTTCAAAAACTGTTTAATCAGCTTAAAGTGTTTAAAAATAGTTTAGGTATCGAAACAGAAGAATTATTATCAACCTTAATTATTGGAATAGTTGATAAAAAGACTTCTACTGGTGAGTTTTTGACAATTGGAGATGGTTTAATTTGTTTTGATAATAATGTTATCGAATATGAACAAAATGATAAACCAGATTATTTGGGATATCATTTAAATGAAGATTTTAATTCTTGGTATTTATTACAAAAACAAAGACTATCTATAAAATCCTTTAGAGATTTGTCTATCTGTACAGATGGTATTTTTTCTTTTAAAAATTTTAAAAACAAAAAACATCAGAAAAAAGAAATGGAGATTATTCAGTTTTTATTGAAAGATAAGACAGGAATTGAATATGACTACTTTCTAGAAAAGAAAATTCAAGATTTAGAAATTAGAATGGACCAAATTCTAACAGATGATCTTGCTATTATTAGAATTATTGTATGATTAATACCTATCCAACAATTCCTTTAACTCGTCATAATATTGTTTAGAAAGATAAATACCATTATGACCTGCCCCCTTAATAAGTGTAAGTTCAATTTTATCCGGATATAATTGTTTTAATCGTTTAGAATGTTCTTCTGGTTTAATCAAAAAGTCTTTGGAACCATGAAAAACACGAATAGGGCAATTGACTTCTCCTAAAAACTTATACGACGGGATTTCGTAATTAATTAATGATTGTGGAACAGGTGCTATATTTGCTATGAATTCATTCCAGGCGTAATATGGCGCTTCTAAAATAAGAAGTTTAGGATTATTTTTTGCTGCAGTATATGATGCAAATCCAGTCCCTATGGAATACCCTAATACAATAACGTCTTTTTCGTCATAACGAGTTAGGGCATAATCGTATATTTTTTGAGCATCATGATAGAGTTCGGATTCTTCTTCATAGAAACTGTCGCTTTTACCATATCCTCTATAGTCTACGAATAAAACATCAAATTTATTTTCTGTATATAAATACGCTCGCTCTCCCCATTCATGAATAGCTCCTGCATTACCATGAAAATATAATATTAACCCTTTGCTAATAGAATCTGTTTTAAATAACAATGCATTTAGATTGATATTCTCTTCTACAGCTATGTTGATCTCTTCAAATGGCTGATCAAAGGAATACGAATAATCTTTGTCTAATACTTTTGGGTTAAAAAAGAAACGTTCTTGTTTTACATATAAAAAGATATATATAAAGAGAATCAAAATAATAATGACTCCTACAAATCGTAATAATCTACGTCCTATTTTTCTAAAATTAATTTTCAAGATATTGTTGCGTGTTTTTTAGTACAAAAAGGGTTTTTGTCAACTCTGTAAAAAGTGCAATACCTTCTTCTTTTTTATTAAAAAGCTTGATAGTATTCGCCCCAAATAATTCTAATATTTTATCATTTGATAAAGAGTTAAAATTGATAAAGAAAGTATCTCCAGAATGATGTTCAATTTCGAAGACTCCCGAATCTATTTTTTTAGAATCTTTAAATAAAGTAAATTGATTTTGCGTAATTTTAAGCTGATAATCACAATCTAATCTAGTTGAATTAGATTCGCAAAAATGTCTATCCGTTCTATATTTACATAGATCCCAGTTATTTTGTAATAATTCTGTGATAGTTGTAGTATCTTGAGAAAACGAAAAGCTACTAATAAATACTGTTATAAGTAGAAAGTGTAGTTTGTTATTTAGTTTAAAACTCAAGTATAGATAGATTTTAATGAAATTTTTGAAGTGTTTTTTAATACTTCAAAAATAAAAATACCAAATACAATACTATATTCCAGAGCAACAAACCATAAATTTTCTTTAAAATCAGGGTTGATATACGCCGTGTAGCTACATATAATAAGAAATGACCACCAAATAGGAAATCTATAGTTAGTGAATATACAAAGTGATAAAGGAACTGCTATATACCATGGATGAACGGTAGTCGATAAAAAATAGTAACTACAAATACCAATAACCATAACGGTAATTAATTCTGATGTCTTTTTGTTCTTTCTAAAAAATGTGAGAATTAATAGAATTCCAATAACGATTAATGGTAATATCTTTCCTACCGTGCCAATTATATTCCAACCAATGGTTTGATATCCAATCCAACGAATAATGTAATAGATACTCGCATTAAATTCAAAGTTCTGAAACCAAAGGCTAATGGTTTTGCTAAAGTTTGCTATGAACTCTGCAGATAAAAAAGGAGTAAATAGAAGTACAGTAGTTATAATAACAATACTATAAAAACCCACAAGTTTGAAAAAACGATATTTAAGTTTAGATGTATTAAATCCTGTTACGAATTTTTGAAAAAACAGTGGTAAAAACAGTAAAGGGATTAATTTCACAGATACAGAAAATGCCAGTGCCATTGCTGCCCAATACCAATATCCCTTTTGCAATAAATACAAAGACCAAATAATAAAGAATATCATAACTGCCTCAAAATGTAAGTTTCCGGCGAGTTCAATAATAACGAAAGGGTTTAAGATATACCAAAAGATTCTATGCTCTGGTATATGCAACATTTGCAATAACTTTCTCCCAAAGAAAAAAGTGCCAATATCTGCCAAAATGATTAATAATCTCAAAACAATTGCTGCGCCTAGAATGCTGTTTCCAGAAAAAAGACCCGCGATAACATAACAAAATTGACTTAAAGGAGGGTAATTTGTATAATGACTGCCATTAAGAGTGCCCATTCCATTATATAATTTTTGTGCTTGAGCAATTGGGGCATTACCTTCTGCAATCCATGTTTCTGGTAAGGATAGATAAGGGTTAAATCCTTCCAATAACATTCTGCCATCCCAAATAAATCTATAAAAATCTTGAGATAGATTAGGTATTGCAAAAAGAAATAATATTCTAAAAGCTAAAGCAATACCTGCTAATAGTTTAATGTTACTAGAATTAATTTTAATGATTCTATAGGAAATAAAAAATAAACCAACCCATAAGGCAGACATTTTTACGAAATCAATGCGTTCTAATTGATAAGCAAAACTCCAATAAAATATGGTACAAATTAATATTAGTAATATGGAAAACTTATTGTATTTCCATAATTCGTTCATTATAATTTAGAAGTAACTGATTTAAAGAATACAAATCCAAATCCAAGAAA
This genomic interval carries:
- a CDS encoding carbon-nitrogen hydrolase family protein — encoded protein: MKDQLLTVALAQISPVWLDKSATLEKIKKSIIEAAQKNAELIVFGETLLPGYPFWVSLTDGVQFDNKIQKEIHAHYAQNAVVIERGDLDGICDLAKENNIAIYLGVIERPLDRGGHSLYASLVYINGDGEIKSVHRKLQPTYEERLTWAPGDGNGLRVHSLKAFTVGGLNCWENWMPLPRVALYGQGENLHIAVWPGSDYNTKDITRFIARESRSYVISVSSLMRKEDFPSTTPHLDEILKKAPDVLGNGGSCIAGPDGEWILEPILHKEGLLIETLDFNRVLQERQNFDPVGHYSRPDVTQLNVNRERQSTVWFGEE
- a CDS encoding protein phosphatase 2C domain-containing protein; translation: MKIYSALKIGNFHTNYCEDFLIKEQLSSNRFMIAVMDGCTMGKESVFASILIGKILRNVAKEKFYTDFIESDSSELVLCLKEILQKLFNQLKVFKNSLGIETEELLSTLIIGIVDKKTSTGEFLTIGDGLICFDNNVIEYEQNDKPDYLGYHLNEDFNSWYLLQKQRLSIKSFRDLSICTDGIFSFKNFKNKKHQKKEMEIIQFLLKDKTGIEYDYFLEKKIQDLEIRMDQILTDDLAIIRIIV
- a CDS encoding mannosyltransferase; this encodes MNELWKYNKFSILLILICTIFYWSFAYQLERIDFVKMSALWVGLFFISYRIIKINSSNIKLLAGIALAFRILFLFAIPNLSQDFYRFIWDGRMLLEGFNPYLSLPETWIAEGNAPIAQAQKLYNGMGTLNGSHYTNYPPLSQFCYVIAGLFSGNSILGAAIVLRLLIILADIGTFFFGRKLLQMLHIPEHRIFWYILNPFVIIELAGNLHFEAVMIFFIIWSLYLLQKGYWYWAAMALAFSVSVKLIPLLFLPLFFQKFVTGFNTSKLKYRFFKLVGFYSIVIITTVLLFTPFLSAEFIANFSKTISLWFQNFEFNASIYYIIRWIGYQTIGWNIIGTVGKILPLIVIGILLILTFFRKNKKTSELITVMVIGICSYYFLSTTVHPWYIAVPLSLCIFTNYRFPIWWSFLIICSYTAYINPDFKENLWFVALEYSIVFGIFIFEVLKNTSKISLKSIYT
- a CDS encoding alpha/beta hydrolase: MKINFRKIGRRLLRFVGVIIILILFIYIFLYVKQERFFFNPKVLDKDYSYSFDQPFEEINIAVEENINLNALLFKTDSISKGLILYFHGNAGAIHEWGERAYLYTENKFDVLFVDYRGYGKSDSFYEEESELYHDAQKIYDYALTRYDEKDVIVLGYSIGTGFASYTAAKNNPKLLILEAPYYAWNEFIANIAPVPQSLINYEIPSYKFLGEVNCPIRVFHGSKDFLIKPEEHSKRLKQLYPDKIELTLIKGAGHNGIYLSKQYYDELKELLDRY
- a CDS encoding pseudouridine synthase codes for the protein MSRGDNSNRGKGSGRQGGKPNRKSYSKGKAPIKGNNNSPKKISDPDQIRLNKFVANSGVCSRRDADLYIQTGSVWVNGKPVTEMGYKVKLTDEVKFDGRLITPERKEYVLLNKPKGFVTSTSPEKTRTVMDLVANASKARLKPVGRLERNTTGLLLFTNDVDLEKKLTHHKTGVRKIFHVELDRNLKFEDFQKIEKGVRLEEGFISVDEISYIEGAAKNEIGIQLMSSKNGIVTKLFEHLNYGVVKLDRVIFAGLTKKDLPRGHWRILTEQEVINMKMM